Part of the Cherax quadricarinatus isolate ZL_2023a chromosome 4, ASM3850222v1, whole genome shotgun sequence genome, gggtgCATGTATGTCACTGGGTgggtagcagtgggtgggtgCATGTATGTCACTGGGTGGGTAGCAGGGGGTGGGTGCATGTATGTCACTGGGTgggtagcagtgggtgggtgCATGTATGTCACTGGGTgggtagcagtgggtgggtgCATGTATGTCACTGGGTgggtagcagtgggtgggtgCATGTATGTCACTGGGTgggtagcagtgggtgggtgCATGTATGTCACTgggtgggtagctgtgggtgggTGCATGTATGTCACTGGGTgggtagcagtgggtgggtgCATGTATGTCACTGGGTgggtagcagtgggtgggtgCATGTATGTCACTGGGTgggtagcagtgggtgggtgCATGTCACTTGGTgggtagcagtgggtgggtgCATGTCACTTGGTgggtagcagtgggtgggtgtCATGGTtcgtgtattactgtgtgtgggcggggtgggcgggggggggggttaatGAGCCCTCGGTTAAGACACTGTCATAATGAAAACTTCAAAAGTTTTCGCCGGTGAAACTACGTAGGTCTCCAGGTGAAACTACGTAGGTCTCCAGGTGAAACTACGTAGGTCTCCAGGTGAAACTACGTAGGTCTCCAGGTGAAACTACGTAGGTCTCCAGGTGAAACTACGTAGGTCTCCAGGTGAAACTACGTAGGTCTCCAGGTGAAACTACGTAGGTCTCCAGGTGAAACTACGTAGGTCTCCAGGTGAAACTACGTAGGTCTCCAGGTGAAACTACGTAGGTCTCCAGGTGAAACTACGTAGGTCTCCAGGTGAAACTACGTAGGTCTCCAGGTGAAACTACGTAGGTCTCCAGGTGAAACTACGTAGGTCTCCAGGTGAAATGTTAAAGTTTCACTTCTGCTTATGTTCATTTTTATTCAGTTTTTGTAACCTCATTTCCAAGGCTGTGATGTTTAGCAGAGTCAGCCGGTGCCATGTTTAGCAGAGTCAGCCGGTGCCATGTTTAGCAGTCAGCCGGTGCCATTGTGAGGAGGAACTTGATAGGCTGGGAGACTGTTAATTCCCATTACATTAATGGTATAAAATTTTGAAAAATGCACGTGTATGTAACATTAAGCTGCCCAGTGTTGCCTGTGTTATTCATGGAATCTTTAGGTTATAGATGAATTAAAGCCCCCCTTTAGAACTTTCactatttttacattaactttatgTTGACTCTAATTTTGTAAAGTTAGTTCAGATGGTACCTGGCTACTTGATTCAACTCTTTAATGGACTTTTGCTGTCTAGAATAATTTAGGCCAAAAATATTAAAACTACTACGCTTTTACCTAAAAATTTCTTCTTAACATTAAACTCTCACCCTTACGGGTTTATAGTTTGGTTATGATAAATTGTCACTTATAATCAAAGATCTGAAAGTAAATTAGCACCCATTCAACCCTCGTAAGCAGCTTTTTTCCTGGTCATGCTTCATGGTTAGGCGAAATTAGTGGTGAAACCAGTTTCCTGACCCGGGTCTTATAGGATgaccccacagctggagcttttggtcatctgacagaggccttctactggcttacctctccaacactaaattttttttataattgaaACCCAGGATGCATGGCTGGCCAGCTGTGGTGCAAGATGAGAGAGGAAGCGCACTGTGTGAAGAAATCTCAAATGTGTGACGGCCATAttaactgtgatggtggtgaggacgaAGTGTTCTGCAGCAGACTCTCCCTACAGCAGGTAGACCACACGGTGAGGACGACTGTTGTACATGTCGTGGTAGAATTTTGATTATACCAAGCACTTAGTAACCTAACAGTAGCATCGCTCTAGCAGTCTCTACTGCTGCTCTCACCTGCTTCAGTGTAGAGTAGATTACTGCATTCTGGTAACTTACAACTGGATGTTAGTATGCCTGTTAGCGGTCATAACTTACAACTGGATGTTAGTATGCCTGTTAgctgtgcaaagaaaggtataaaataccgacaatatgaaagttaagacacatgtgcaacatctggatatctttattgtagtagacgtttcgccatccagtggctttatcaatacagattctaggacatattatgtcctagaatctgtattgataaagccactggatggcgaaacgtctactacaataaagatatccagatgttgcacatgtgtcttaactttcatgccTGTTAGCGGTCATAACTTACAACTGGATGTTAGTATGCCTGTTAGCGGTCATAACTTACAACTGGATGTTAGTATGCCTGTTAGCGGTCATAACTTACAACTGGATGTTAGTATGCCTGTTAGGGGTCATAACTTACAACTGGATGTTAGTATGCCTGTTAGCGGCCATAACTTTTTAATGATTTTGTTTATAACCGTGTTCGTATCTTTTTTTAAGGTGCGTATTGTATATATTGCTGTAAGTGACCCACAGTGACCTGTTTGACTATTTCAAAGGTGGTGTCTGTGCCTACCTAGCActatctaactttattattttttaaatacactacctaacagaatactccattctactgaatgtacaacaatgcatacaaccatatgacctgtctttgtaatactcacttgtgctttatagtaatctgtttacattaaagttttatcaatgatgtcatcattgcttagttcatcttaagttaattttaagccagcccgtaatgctatgcatagtataagtggctttggcatgctgctcttatctgtattttttgtacctctgtatgtgtgctcaaatttttaaataaataaataaataaataaataaataaataaatattaaaattagGATTTTCCATACAGTGCTGGAGTGactgatacacaacactgtgccacagtaaccatcacactgtaccagtcactgtgccacagtaaccatcacactgtaccagtcactgtgccacagtaaccatcacactgtaccagtcactgtaccacagtaaccatcacactgtaccagtcactgtaccacagtaaccatcacactgtaccagtcactgtaccacagtaaccatcacactgtaccagtcactgtaccacagtaaccatcacactgtaccagtcactgtaccacagtaaccatcacactgtaccagtcactgtgccacagtaaccatcacactgtaccagtcactgtgccacagtaaccatcacactgtaccagtcactgtgccacagtaaccatcacactgtaccagtcactgtgccacagtaaccatcacactgtaccagtcactgtgccacagtaaccatcacactgtaccagtcactgtgccacagtaaccatcacactgtaccagtcactgtgccacagtaaccatcacactgtaccagtcactgtgccacagtaaccatcacactgtaccagtcactgtgccacagtaaccatcacactgtaccagtcactgtgccacagtaaccatcacactgtaccagtcactgtgccacagtaaccatcacactgtaccagtcactgtgccacagtaaccatcacactgtaccagtcactgtgccacagtaaccatcacactgtaccagtcactgtgccacagtaaccatcacactgtaccagtcactgtgccacagtaaccatcacactgtaccagtcactgtgccacagtaaccatcacactgtaccagtcactgtgccacagtaaccatcacactgtaccagtcactgtgccacagtaaccatcacactgtaccagtcactgtgccacagtaaccatcacactgtaccagtcactgtgccacagtaaccatcacactgtaccagtcactgtgccacagtaaccatcacactgtaccagtcactgtgccacagtaaccatcacactgtaccagtcactgtgccacagtaaccatcacactgtaccagtcactgtgccacagtaaccatcacactgtaccagtcactgtgccacagtaaccatcacactgtaccagtcactgtgccacagtaaccatcacactgtaccagtcactgtgccacagtaaccatcacactgtaccagtcactgtgccacagtaaccatcacactgtaccagtcactgtgccacagtaaccatcacactgtaccagtcactgtgccacagtaaccatcacactgtaccagtcactgtgccacagtaaccatcacactgtaccagtcactgtgccacagtaaccatcacactgtaccagtcactgtgccacagtaaccatcacactgtaccagtcactgtgccacagtaaccatcacactgtaccagtcactgtgccacagtaaccatcacactgtaccagtcactgtgccacagtaaccatcacactgtaccagtcactgtgccacagtaaccatcacactgtaccagtcactgtgccacagtaaccatcacactgtaccagtcactgtgccacagtaaccatcacactgtaccagtcactgtgccacagtaaccatcacactgtaccagtcactgtgccacagtaaccatcacactgtaccagtcactgtgccacagtaaccatcacactgtaccagtcactgtgccacagtaaccatcacactgtaccagtcactgtgccacagtaaccatcacactgtaccagtcactgtgccacagtaaccatcacactgtaccagtcactgtgccacagtaaccatcacactgtaccagtcactgtgccacagtaaccatcacactgtaccagtcactgtgccacagtaaccatcacactgtgcCTCTTCTGATAGTCTTCAGATATTCAGTACTAATATTTACCTGCCTTGTAACTTTATACAGCACTGTACTAGCAGTCTCGCGTGCATTGAGGTAGAAGAGGCAGAGTTTATAGGATACGGGGATACTTTTATCACATCGTGAAGCCAACGAACATTTCTAAGATTATTTAGACTTGGCAGTGCCCCACAAGCTTTATTACATAAATACCAACAAGTGACCTTTAAAATGCCTGTGGTGTTATAATTTAATGTTATGTACTGCAGATGATCCCGAGCATGCGTAAGGAAGGTTATTTGCAGGTGAAGAGGAACGGAGAATGGCTTCCCTTCTGTGGTCACCTTAaacagaaatttaaaaaaatcattGTTGATCTCTGTGACGAGGTTGTCGGTGAGAGGTAAGTTGTAGTTACTAGTGAGGTTTATAGTGCATTCACACGACACGGTAAAAATATATTGAAATTGTTGTtcctgatcagcagggctgtgctTCTTaggtcggtttacgtgcggccagcagtaaccctgatccaccacgaggcctggtctcagaccgggccgcgggggcgttgacccccgaaaccccctcccgGTATACTCCAGGTGGTTAACAAGAACTTGAATGTATTCCTGCTCATTCTTTCGTTCATATAATTGTTGTGCATAAATTAAGTGGTCTTCAAATTCTTAATGTAGTTAATGTAAATGTTTTTAAAATCAGGGGCTGTTGTGACATTCTAATTCCCAGAAAATCCTTCTATGAAGACCCGGGAGGGGGGAGTAATCTCTAGCATGTTAGGAGCGTCAGTAAgacaatggtagtaatagtagaaatagTTTCAGACCAATGTCACTAGAATGTTCCTGACGACCTGAACCACCCTGTCTGTCCATTTAGACTAAATACGCAATAAGCCAGTGAAAAAAGGCTAATGTCTTTACGTTATTCTAGACAAAATTGTTAATGGTAGCCTGGAGGCCTGTCtgtggaagattttttttttttagattttgccaccgaagtggctagtttattgtgcaccccatatccatcctgtggacggtagcgcgagagcatatggatacacaaaaggcctaggaactaggccccaaagggttaacaggaatacatatggatttatatctacatatctatagttcacttatctgttacaagcaaatttaggaaattttcttagtatatctggtatcttattttcattaataagatatcttgacatgtcacataggttattatactgtctctctgtattcctcaataagtggacaattaagcacagtgttcaagagagtgactatatgcctgatcacataatttacatttagtttgatcatcatctgtgtgtctcccaaactgccagaagtacttgtaaccaagcctaagcctggccactacaacatcagtcagtctgttcacattgcaagttgctccattaacatacttatctacgttcatgttatcatagtgggttatagatctactcaggcttctaactgcattcctataacaatcattttcattatttacttctctcctaatattattcctaatgctagacagttataccaaagttatattctacattctccttctcgatactcttcttggctaacatatcaactttatcatgaaggagtaatccaatgtgtgatgggatccatagcaattgtacattaattcctttgtccctaatttttgagtatctatacctggcttccccaatgagcatgttgttggagtcattatatgagccaagagccttcaataatgacatagaatcagtaatgatgatagtcaagctcagtgtcataggttagctttagcgccattaggattgcaaacaattcagtttgcagtgtagacgcccagttgttaattcttatgcctaactcaacaaatttattatcgttcttaactagggaggtggcaacaagagcagatgcagccctgccagaagactcctgtttagatccatcagtgtatataacttgtgataacttgttactaccagctaggtgagaaatttcttcttgagcagttgctctaacaagagatttaaggaagggattactagcaatgagcttcttgggagggacttgtaggtatgtgatattaaatgaacacatcatccatggaggggtgaaatgctcttgttgcctacagtgatacagttcatgcaggttataaaacttaatgcaattgcacgttttcacaatccatttagatctgtgtgtatttacctctagacacttggtaagattcactgtgacagtgtctggttcgtttctcaacattctaataccgagtacagtgttaatttcaacaatcctatcactgatactagaaataccaagctccttcctcatgttaagaacttttgtagatctgggacagccaagaataatcctgagagcttcattttgcattaactccaagggttaATGTCTGTGGAATGTTAAGGTAAATCTGTATAAAACCTCTTAACTTAAAATCCAATTTTGCTGCAGtaaataatgtgaagttaatgtattgcttgaatgaaaaaaaaaatcattaatgcGACTTAACTGGGTGAGGTTGGACGcgtattgcaggtcagtgtacaacGTCCAGATTAAGTACAAACATCTTACTAACCGTATTGCATGTTGAGTGATATAATGCAAATCTCGTTAAGACCGAATGAGTGGTTACAGCAGGTTGCAAGACTTCTCATGGCTTTCCTCAGTTTCTGCGGACTGCTTTCTCTATATACCCCAGCTTGTTTATGCAAAAGAACAACCAATCCATCTTTACTAAATatgtatggattaataaaaactAACCAGGTAATCCAACCAGACCCATTATTAGCTCCATACGTTGTTTCCTATAAATTTAATTTAACTAAGCTTTTTCGAATTTTGAAGTAAAGCCCATGTGCATTTTAACCTAGGTGAAATTTTTTTTGACCCTTCTGATATTGACTGCTTCCTGCTTTCTCTTATCAGAGAGGCTGAAGACTCCTATAGACTGACTGCTCTCAGTCCCGGCATAGTACCTGAAGAAATAATCTGGACACACTGGGATGACTCGGCGGAGATGATCTACGTATCCAAGGGCTGCTCCTCTAAGCTTGGAGTGTACGCTACCTGTAGCAACCCAGTGTGTGCTAGCGACTTTCCTAACAGGCaacgcaggcaggcaggtaggtggtgCGCTAGTGCCGAGATATGCACACTTGAGGCTGTTTGGAAGTGGCAATAAGATGTACGCATTTTGAAAACTATCCACCACTGTTATATGGAACAGAGATAGAAAATGACTACCTTTGGGGTCTAACCAGAGATCCATTATGTATGTAATCCTGTCTTTTGTGCCGTTTTGCACCTGCAAGTCGCTTgagggtgcacagtaaaccaggCTTCATAAAGTAAAAAGAAAAAGCAACGTAAACAGAAGATTTCAGATGCTAGGGCCCCTTTGGATTAAGTTGTTCTGCCCCGGACAGGTGATAAAAATCGAGGGATGAGCGTTAGAGAGGCCGTCCACCGCGTCCGCCGGGACCACGGTCAAATGAGAATTGTCGGTGGAGAAGAGTCTTTGGAGGACGTGTGGACGTTCTTGGCTAGCCTGGTGAGGAATGGCCAGCATGGATGTGGTGGTACAATCCTCAGCTCGGAATGGATACTCACGGCTGCACATTGCTGTATGGGGTGGGTAGCAGGTTGCAGTTGTTGCAAGAGATTTAAGTGCATAATTCAAGACAGGTCTTGCCAATTAGTGAGGATGTTTTGTCAGTCTACAGTCTTGCGCCCTCGAATAATTATTCATTACAGGTGGTTGAGCAAGCTGACAGACGTACAGGTAGGGATGCTGCGCGTAAATTCCTTTTCACCATTCGAACAGACATCAGTTTCTTCTCAAGTCTTCGTCCATGAAGACTACGACTCTAAACACGTCAGGAACGACGTGGCCCTCATAAAGCTGGGAACACCTTTGCAGCTTAACAGGTAAACAGAGTACGGGTGATCTTTATTAAAGATAGGGGGAGGGGCAAGAGGCTGTCTAGAGAAATCCTTGTCCATATTGACTTCACACTAGCAGAGAAGCCTTTCGACTAAGTTTTAAAGCTAAGACTTTAGCTTTCTTTGCCAAAACAAAAATGAAGCATAGCTTTTCAGTTTAGCACTGCCCTGAGTGTGAGAGCACCTTTGTCCAAGATAACTTCGTAACTTAGGAAAATGAGCTCGATTGCAACATTGATAGTGACATTTATTCGCTGTACCCACCTCTGTTTTCCCATGTTGACACAGGTGGGTACGTCCAGTGTGTTTGGACACCCAGTCAGAGTTCAGTGCCGGAGACTTGTGTTATGTAGCTGGCTGGGGTAACCTGGCAGAGAACACTACAGAGACGCGTGAGTGACACTTTGGCACTTGTAAAAAGCGACACTTTGACTTTAATATTTACAAAATTGTCCACTATCTCACATAACCTCTCATCGCTGTTGACCTTCTTGCCCTGTAGATACAAAGTCCCAGCACTACTACTATAATCTTCTTTCCCCTACCTTATATCAGCCGACCACCTACAGCAAGTTGCTATACCTATCATGCCAACTTGTAAACGCCACTTCAACACCATCAAGGACGAAGAGGTTATCTGTGCCGGCTTCAAGGATGGCAAGAGAGATTCCTGCCAGGGAGACTCTGGTGGTCCACTCTTTTGCAAAGGGTAAACATGCTTTCTGGCAACTTTGAACTTTTCTTCGTGGCCCCATTTCTGAAATTCCTCTGCACAACCAGTTTTTGGAAAGTCTGGTTCATTAATCCTAAAGCGATAATTTGGTCATGGTAAGATGACCAACACTAGTCCATATCTAAGCCTAGTTTGCGTATATATTTTCCCCTTGCCTTCCTTTCTCGCTGCAGTCTACTAGGTGTTTGGCCTTCCCTGATAAGTAACAATTAACCCCCGTCCACAGGTCGTCTGGGTGGAGACAGGTGGGTGTGGTATCCTTCGGTGTGGGGTGTGCCAGGTCAGACAGTCCTGGTGTTTACACAAGAGTTGTCCACTACCTTCCATGGATACGGGCCAAGATAGGTGCGTTTTCTGCACCAAATGCCACTCATACCTGTGGCATCAACGTTACTCTGGCGTTTGAGCAAGACTGATCCACTAAACTTGTTTACACGCCTTACGGCTTAATACAGGATCTATAGGGTGTTTGAATAATAAATTCAAGTATACACTTTAAAATTTATTAAACGTCAAGGATAGGTTGATTTTTCAGTAGTTGTAACTACAGCAAATTTAATATACTAATAACCATGAGTAAGTTGCCGTAAATGTCTGTTCAAATGATTGTTGGACCACTTGTTCACTTACCTTAATAAATTAGTCTAAATTGTCTTCTCAAATTAGACATGTTAAATCTGAAAAGCCTTTGTAACCTAATTCTttaccccccccatccccccccaaaaaaaaaaaaaaatcttggtcTGTTTAAGACCCCTCGGTATCTGGTTTAATTCCTAGTGTTCAACAGATAAATTTGTTTAGTTAGTTTATTTGCTCATTGTTTGTGCTTTTAAGATTTTCTCATCGTATTCGCACATTTTTAATCTTTTTTCCTGCGCTAACATTACATGAAGGAGGGAAACACTGAATATTTTTATTACATAGTTTAAGAAAGATTGTGACTTAATTATAAGGATTGTTCACTGAAACAGATGTACCAATGTTAGTTTTAAAATACACAATACTGTGTGCTTTTCTCCCCCACAAGATGCAGACTTGAAGAAACTGCATACAAGTGTTGGGTAAAGACTGCAACAGTCACGCCTACACATTAGTCTACTGAGAACAGCTTAGTGAGGTGAAGGGTCAGATcaggtggtttttaagactgtTAAGACTTCAAAAAGCTGTTACAGGCTAAGACTCGTAAATTCGATTACTCAAGAGGGACNNNNNNNNNNNNNNNNNNNNNNNNNNNNNNNNNNNNNNNNNNNNNNNNNNNNNNNNNNNNNNNNNNNNNNNNNNNNNNNNNNNNNNNNNNNNNNNNNNNNttggtcactacagtagtggttacatattcgtaatacctaacctaataataatataatataatattataattataataatcatggggaaagatataatataatacaatataatacaatgagagtattGTTGATGATTCGTACCGTACCcgataatata contains:
- the LOC128684320 gene encoding serine protease nudel, whose product is MGYSRCLAVREFLAVCLLLVGHSVCLEETATIASVGDVRQVVRTESPVTDDPDSEDSHVPNFNRCEGDYILRCKDRRWCYTKKQKCDGLVDCPDATDERKCECRSRLGEDRRCDGIIDCPDFSDELGCYGCMAGQLWCKMREEAHCVKKSQMCDGHINCDGGEDEVFCSRLSLQQVDHTMIPSMRKEGYLQVKRNGEWLPFCGHLKQKFKKIIVDLCDEVVGEREAEDSYRLTALSPGIVPEEIIWTHWDDSAEMIYVSKGCSSKLGVYATCSNPVCASDFPNRQRRQAGDKNRGMSVREAVHRVRRDHGQMRIVGGEESLEDVWTFLASLVRNGQHGCGGTILSSEWILTAAHCCMGWLSKLTDVQVGMLRVNSFSPFEQTSVSSQVFVHEDYDSKHVRNDVALIKLGTPLQLNRWVRPVCLDTQSEFSAGDLCYVAGWGNLAENTTETPDHLQQVAIPIMPTCKRHFNTIKDEEVICAGFKDGKRDSCQGDSGGPLFCKGSSGWRQVGVVSFGVGCARSDSPGVYTRVVHYLPWIRAKIGAFSAPNATHTCGINVTLAFEQD